A genome region from Magnolia sinica isolate HGM2019 chromosome 8, MsV1, whole genome shotgun sequence includes the following:
- the LOC131252542 gene encoding protein yippee-like, translated as MGRLFLINLEGKIYSCKHCQTDLALYEDIVSKSFHCRHGKAYLFNKVVNVTVGPKEDRMMMTGLHTVADIFCVGCGSIVGWKYEAAHDKSQRYKEGKFILERFKVSGPDGSNYWASQEAQVGGSDADDA; from the exons ATGGGCAGGTTATTTCTGATAAATCTCGAAGGGAAGATCTATAGCTGCAAGCACTGCCAGACCGATCTCGCCCTCTACGAAGACATCGTCTCCAAG TCTTTCCATTGCAGGCATGGGAAGGCTTATCTCTTCAATAAGGT TGTCAATGTCACAGTTGGTCCGAAAGAAGATCGGATGATGATGACTGGACTGCACACTGTCGCTGACATATTCTGTGTCGGTTGTGGATCAATCGTGGGATGGAAATAT GAGGCTGCCCATGATAAAAGCCAGAGGTACAAGGAAGGGAAGTTCATCCTTGAGAG GTTTAAGGTGTCGGGGCCTGATGGATCCAATTACTGGGCTAGCCAAGAAGCTCAGGTTGGTGGAAGTGATGCAGATGATGCTTGA